In one window of Macrobrachium rosenbergii isolate ZJJX-2024 chromosome 11, ASM4041242v1, whole genome shotgun sequence DNA:
- the LOC136843527 gene encoding uncharacterized protein, translating to MDRIKSSTEFIDLLHGSEPEEDIAALDAESLFTNAPVDETINLALTRIYHTDREPLPVSERTLKSMLEACTEEAPFLSHKGDLFRQCDGIAMESPLGVLFANIYTDHVETTTFVSHQKPRIYARYIDDVFITMKDKNEATKLAVIFAFLSFN from the exons ATGGACAGAA TAAAATCGAGCACAGAATTCATCGATTTACTCCACGGCTCAGAGCCAGAAGAAGATATCGCCGCTCTCGACGCAGAGAGTTTGTTCACAAATGCGCCAGTAGATGAGACAATCAATCTGGCACTCACTCGTATATACCATACCGACCGCGAACCACTACCAGTATCGGAGAGGACATTAAAATCGATGCTGGAAGCATGCACTGAAGAGGCCCCTTTCCTCTCACACAAAGGTGACTTATTTAGACAGTGCGACGGCATAGCAATGGAGTCCCCACTCGGAGTCCTTTTTGCTAACATTTACACGGACCACGTCGAGACAACGACTTTTGTCAGTCATCAAAAACCACGCATATACGCGAGGTATATTGATGATGTTTTCATAACaatgaaggataaaaatgaaGCCACAAAATTAGCAGTAATCTTCGCTTTTTTGTCcttcaactga